The proteins below come from a single Ostrea edulis unplaced genomic scaffold, xbOstEdul1.1 scaffold_51, whole genome shotgun sequence genomic window:
- the LOC130051152 gene encoding uncharacterized protein LOC130051152, translated as MDTSFDEALSGLGLRAHPDTPAFTRRGPTLSQLASGRVGNPWGYGGAYDSMSGPGLEPYSQGGSLVGGDPFVTPSLPSCLREGGGRLRGAPGGGVRFSDTLLGSREGDSPEWGIRRRWNSAENLIGLDSPRKGSGLDTSWSRDRNRWEEDFLSPMGGSVIPNVSARPTPGRGDGFDYGFSSGTFPEHHTPSLHPYAPGSRRFSAPLPRSWADDQAVGQLSQSLPLGGLGSRSQRPTPRQDPPVAPFSEPGISYGNYHPPQASQSYDLLTGSPPPHAHPSHVQDPWAGGNTPHPQHSVPPRLGGYASTPMPYPTMMTPPYQQGPSAYPGTTACGLGDEGGRVAHVRPQLGVPDTHTPFLGPLAQGPAPVPHLPTPAPQYPRSGGYATGTGRHAPKYKDLRYDGKSSWKSFLHKFARLARSQQWTEPEQHDQFCFSLEGTASDYYTLLLDTDRNLSLTDILRRFEKRFGSSAPDLSHQLNFQSASQNAGESLRHWADRVLTLATQAFPSVPDVHTHAIPRLCYGAEDRDAGLYALDGQPKTVEEAVDRMQYYQHSRQTRSSKPRRDVRQVAQEEAPDSDKELREMRQRLQEIEKELRGRTPSPRRPSSPPLSGNRKSVGCYKCGAMGHFKRECPELKGKTEANQGQGAKAKPKDGHETQQRSSEPRGGEPRPASRNLAEGLRSGKSEC; from the coding sequence ATGGATACATCTTTTGATGAAGCGCTGTCTGGATTGGGCTTACGAGCCCACCCAGACACCCCTGCGTTCACGCGTCGTGGCCCTACGCTGTCGCAGTTAGCTTCAGGTAGAGTTGGTAACCCATGGGGTTATGGGGGGGCTTATGACAGTATGTCAGGTCCCGGGTTAGAGCCATACTCCCAAGGTGGATCCTTGGTTGGCGGCGATCCCTTTGTCACGCCGTCCTTGCCTTCCTGTTTGAGGGAGGGGGGTGGTAGGTTGAGGGGTGCCCCAGGAGGGGGAGTGAGGTTCTCGGACACTCTACTTGGTTCTAGGGAGGGGGACAGCCCAGAATGGGGTATACGGCGTAGGTGGAACTCAGCAGAGAATCTAATTGGCTTAGATTCACCCAGAAAAGGTTCTGGACTCGACACTTCGTGGTCTAGGGATAGGAATAGGTGGGAGGAGGATTTCTTGTCCCCCATGGGGGGGTCAGTTATTCCTAATGTCTCGGCAAGGCCCACACCGGGTAGGGGGGATGGTTTCGACTATGGATTTAGTTCAGGGACTTTCCCGGAACATCATACCCCCTCCCTGCATCCCTATGCTCCAGGGTCACGGAGGTTTTCGGCCCCACTCCCTCGCTCGTGGGCCGATGATCAGGCAGTAGGCCAGCTTAGTCAGAGTTTACCCCTGGGGGGCTTAGGTTCACGCTCACAGCGTCCCACTCCCAGACAGGATCCCCCAGTCGCCCCTTTTTCGGAGCCAGGGATTTCCTATGGGAATTATCACCCCCCACAGGCCAGCCAAAGCTATGACCTACTCACAGGGTCCCCACCCCCACATGCCCATCCTTCACATGTGCAAGACCCTTGGGCTGGGGGGAATACTCCCCATCCCCAGCATTCGGTACCCCCTAGGCTTGGCGGTTACGCTAGCACACCTATGCCCTACCCTACCATGATGACTCCACCCTATCAACAGGGACCCTCCGCTTATCCTGGCACCACGGCCTGTGGGTTAGGGGACGAGGGGGGTAGAGTAGCTCATGTTCGGCCCCAGTTAGGTGTTCCCGACACACATACCCCTTTCCTTGGACCGTTGGCCCAGGGGCCCGCTCCGGTGCCCCACCTCCCCACGCCCGCCCCTCAGTACCCTAGGTCTGGGGGATACGCGACGGGCACTGGAAGACACGCGCCTAAGTACAAGGATTTGCGGTACGATGGGAAAAGTAGCTGGAAGTCCTTCCTGCACAAATTCGCTCGCTTGGCCCGTAGCCAACAGTGGACCGAGCCTGAACAGCATGACCAATTCTGCTTCTCCCTGGAAGGGACCGCCAGTGATTACTACACCCTGTTGCTGGACACTGATCGCAACCTCTCATTGACCGACATCCTGAGGAGATTTGAGAAACGTTTTGGATCCTCAGCGCCAGACCTGTCACACCAGCTGAACTTCCAGTCAGCGTCCCAGAATGCAGGCGAGTCTTTGAGACATTGGGCAGATAGGGTGCTTACCCTGGCCACACAAGCCTTCCCATCCGTGCCAGATGTTCATACTCACGCCATTCCGCGGCTGTGTTATGGCGCCGAGGACCGGGACGCAGGACTCTATGCCCTGGATGGCCAGCCCAAGACGGTTGAGGAAGCTGTTGATCGGATGCAGTATTACCAGCATTCGAGGCAGACTAGGTCGTCAAAGCCTAGGCGGGATGTGAGGCAGGTAGCCCAGGAGGAGGCCCCCGATTCTGACAAGGAACTCAGGGAGATGCGCCAGCGCCTTCAGGAGATAGAGAAGGAACTCCGAGGGCGGACCCCCTCTCCTCGGAGACCTTCATCGCCACCTTTGAGCGGAAATCGGAAGTCAGTAGGTTGCTACAAATGCGGGGCCATGGGGCACTTCAAGAGGGAATGCCCGGAGCTGAAGGGGAAAACTGAGGCGAACCAGGGTCAAGGGGCCAAGGCCAAGCCTAAGGACGGCCACGAGACGCAGCAACGTTCGTCAGAACCACGAGGTGGGGAACCAAGACCCGCCAGTCGCAATTTAGCGGAGGGCCTACGCAGCGGGAAGTCAGAGTGCTGA